From one Amycolatopsis sp. FDAARGOS 1241 genomic stretch:
- a CDS encoding dihydrofolate reductase family protein: MQLGPGLPAAVREIRDRHEHMRVVGSLNLVQTPLREKLFERLGLWSHPIVLGVGKKVFDGGAVPTNVTRLEPLAAGPKPPCSCATDSPPARPGQAT; the protein is encoded by the coding sequence ATGCAGCTCGGCCCGGGCCTGCCCGCCGCGGTGCGCGAGATCCGGGACCGGCACGAGCACATGCGGGTCGTCGGGAGCCTGAACCTGGTGCAGACCCCGCTGCGCGAGAAGCTCTTCGAACGGCTCGGCCTCTGGTCGCACCCGATCGTGCTCGGAGTCGGGAAGAAGGTGTTCGACGGTGGCGCGGTGCCCACGAACGTCACGCGCCTCGAACCGCTCGCAGCCGGTCCGAAGCCACCGTGTTCCTGCGCTACGGACTCGCCGCCGGCACGCCCGGGACAGGCGACATGA